The proteins below are encoded in one region of Ferrimicrobium sp.:
- a CDS encoding DUF4268 domain-containing protein, translated as MAQQVIGRPVRVPTREVWTGGSQELVTWLLEHPSAINDALDLELSTVTRGRRGAAIAPDLLAEDPGGGLCVLEVALGRAGNTGLGRLVTYVSALQAEMAVWIVEEIAAEHVAAMNWLNRSGIARFYLLQLQCFKGPEGTITHLITRVLGPSPLVRSAESERRRMVERSDLRLAFFDRLCSQANAPVMVSPRRGMTSVTHRLTRLAGVTYNFVADAAECGAEVRIAGVGERQREALVIYQVLFKQRDAIEAALHPDVLVWESLGSGHYRIASMIAGGYDAPESDWDEIQIQLMDVMARLRSVMKKYLHKL; from the coding sequence ATGGCGCAACAGGTCATAGGAAGACCAGTACGAGTACCCACGCGTGAGGTCTGGACTGGCGGCTCCCAGGAGCTGGTCACTTGGTTACTCGAACACCCTAGCGCGATTAATGATGCGCTCGATTTGGAGTTATCTACGGTTACTCGAGGTCGCAGGGGCGCGGCCATTGCCCCTGACTTGCTTGCAGAGGATCCAGGTGGAGGTCTTTGCGTTCTTGAGGTAGCACTCGGCCGTGCTGGCAACACAGGACTTGGACGATTGGTCACCTACGTCAGTGCCCTGCAGGCCGAGATGGCCGTATGGATCGTCGAAGAGATCGCAGCTGAACATGTGGCTGCCATGAATTGGTTAAACCGCAGCGGTATTGCAAGGTTCTATCTTTTGCAGCTGCAGTGTTTTAAGGGACCCGAGGGAACGATTACCCATCTCATCACCCGTGTACTTGGGCCGTCACCGTTGGTGCGTTCAGCGGAGTCGGAACGGCGACGTATGGTGGAGCGTAGTGACTTGCGATTAGCGTTCTTTGACCGTTTGTGTTCACAAGCGAATGCTCCAGTGATGGTGTCCCCGAGGAGGGGTATGACCTCGGTGACGCATCGGCTGACCAGGCTTGCCGGGGTGACCTACAATTTTGTGGCCGATGCGGCCGAATGCGGTGCGGAGGTACGAATTGCGGGGGTAGGGGAGCGGCAACGGGAGGCGCTCGTGATCTATCAGGTTCTCTTCAAGCAGCGTGACGCGATCGAGGCCGCCCTTCATCCTGATGTGCTTGTATGGGAGTCGCTCGGTTCAGGACACTATCGGATCGCCTCGATGATTGCGGGAGGTTACGATGCCCCTGAGAGCGATTGGGATGAGATCCAAATCCAGCTTATGGATGTGATGGCTCGGCTTCGCAGCGTCATGAAGAAGTACTTGCACAAGTTGTAG
- a CDS encoding ABC transporter substrate-binding protein has protein sequence MKKTSRRKTAAIIGTTAAAAMLLAACGSSSTSTKSTSSSSPSTTKVKGGVAYFAEASGANPNYIFPLTPSTDFSIDNLAQFQTLMYRPLYYFGVGNKAELNTSLSLANTPVYSNNDKTVTITLKKYKWSDGESVTSRDVIFWMNLLKANKTDWAAYVPGDFPDNVVSYSAPNASTVVFQLSKSYSPTWFTYNELSQITPLPMAWDRTSLTQPAPSPTAANLPDTTTSGAQAVYKFLNGQAGDLSTYATSPIWSVVDGPWKLQSFTTAGKAVFVPNTDYSGPVKPSLSEFVELPFISNSSEFNVLRAGNNAITYGYLPVTDLSQKPYVESLGYKVEPWIDLGFDYWVENYNNPTYGPLFKQLYFRQALQHLVDQPAWISTFLKGYAVPSYSPVPLAPANPFADANSKSNPYPYSVSAAKNLLTSHGFKMVNGVMTCESPGSAATECGAGVSKGLALNLNLQYASGNSSVTQEMAAYASAAKQAGITINLTSATFDTVITNAAPCTPSQASCKWEMENWAGGWEYSPDNYPSGGELFGSGSGSNFGSYSSNTANTLIAATHTSSDPQAALDAYQNYMVKQLPVIYQPSPDYAISLVSSKLGGVTQNPYLDLTPENWYFTK, from the coding sequence ATGAAGAAAACGTCAAGGCGGAAGACCGCCGCAATTATCGGAACCACCGCTGCGGCTGCAATGCTGCTCGCGGCTTGTGGTTCGAGTTCAACGAGTACGAAGTCCACTTCGAGTAGCTCACCCTCGACAACAAAAGTCAAGGGTGGAGTTGCCTACTTCGCAGAGGCTTCAGGGGCGAATCCGAACTATATTTTCCCGCTGACCCCGAGCACCGACTTCTCTATCGATAACCTTGCGCAGTTCCAGACGCTCATGTACCGCCCGTTGTACTACTTTGGAGTTGGAAACAAGGCCGAGCTCAACACCAGCCTGTCGTTGGCCAACACGCCGGTCTATTCGAACAACGACAAGACGGTCACCATCACCCTGAAAAAGTACAAGTGGTCTGACGGTGAGTCGGTCACCTCGCGCGATGTAATCTTCTGGATGAACCTCCTGAAGGCGAACAAGACCGATTGGGCGGCCTACGTACCCGGCGACTTCCCCGATAACGTCGTATCCTACTCAGCCCCGAACGCCTCGACCGTGGTGTTTCAGCTGAGCAAGTCCTACAGCCCAACGTGGTTCACCTACAACGAGCTCTCACAGATCACTCCGTTGCCAATGGCATGGGATCGTACCTCGCTCACACAACCGGCGCCGAGCCCGACGGCGGCCAACTTGCCCGATACCACCACGAGTGGCGCACAGGCAGTCTATAAGTTCCTGAACGGCCAAGCCGGCGACCTCTCCACGTATGCCACCAGCCCCATCTGGTCCGTCGTTGACGGCCCATGGAAGCTGCAGAGCTTCACCACCGCTGGCAAGGCGGTCTTTGTGCCAAACACCGACTACTCGGGTCCGGTCAAGCCAAGCCTGTCAGAGTTCGTTGAACTGCCATTCATCTCCAATTCGTCTGAGTTCAACGTCCTTCGCGCCGGCAACAACGCCATCACCTATGGTTATTTGCCGGTTACTGACCTCTCGCAGAAGCCCTACGTCGAGTCCCTCGGCTACAAGGTGGAGCCTTGGATCGATCTCGGCTTTGACTACTGGGTAGAGAACTACAACAACCCGACCTATGGACCGCTCTTCAAGCAGCTCTACTTCCGCCAGGCACTCCAACACTTGGTTGATCAGCCTGCGTGGATTTCGACCTTCTTGAAGGGGTATGCGGTTCCGAGCTACTCACCAGTACCGCTCGCACCTGCGAACCCCTTCGCAGATGCGAACTCCAAGTCGAACCCGTATCCCTACTCCGTCTCCGCCGCCAAGAACCTCTTGACCTCCCATGGTTTTAAGATGGTCAATGGCGTGATGACCTGTGAGAGTCCTGGGTCTGCGGCTACCGAGTGTGGTGCTGGTGTCTCGAAGGGCCTGGCTCTCAACCTCAACCTGCAGTACGCTTCTGGCAACAGCTCGGTGACCCAGGAGATGGCTGCGTACGCGTCTGCCGCAAAGCAGGCGGGGATCACCATCAACCTGACGTCGGCAACGTTCGATACGGTGATCACAAACGCCGCTCCCTGTACTCCATCACAAGCTTCATGTAAGTGGGAGATGGAGAACTGGGCCGGTGGCTGGGAGTACAGCCCGGATAACTACCCATCCGGTGGCGAACTCTTCGGCAGTGGATCTGGCTCGAACTTTGGAAGTTATTCCAGCAATACCGCGAACACGTTGATTGCTGCTACCCACACGTCGTCTGATCCACAGGCCGCCCTTGACGCATACCAAAACTACATGGTCAAGCAGCTTCCTGTGATCTACCAGCCATCGCCCGACTACGCCATCTCATTGGTATCGAGCAAGCTCGGTGGCGTGACCCAGAACCCGTACCTGGACCTCACACCTGAGAACTGGTACTTCACTAAATAA
- a CDS encoding MFS transporter codes for MGTDEERSSALILVLCIAATTITTLPVFLTGALAVVIRQHLGLSSTDLGLLVAGFFAAAVPSSLLIAPRVAAIGAERIMRVTGFAATTALAVIAGVGDSFVVILGALVLAGIANGAMQPAVNLYLTSRVHLARQGFAFGVKQAAIPVSTLLAGISVPLVALTFGWRYAYLGAAIVALTVTVLLPKSQGMRTGVRGGTAKTTVVLKPLIFLAIGIGLGAGAANGLGAFFISSSARIGGAVGTAGYLASLGSLASLLTRIVSGYLADRRSGNHFVVVAAMLSLGALGYLLLSFGLRPLVVAAAVLAYAAGWGWNGVFNYAVARTHPNATGHATGITQAGAFAGSVFGPLVFGIIVDHFGYAVAWRFAAAMVIVAAVAVMVGRSLLIQEIATRDE; via the coding sequence TTGGGTACCGATGAGGAGCGTTCGAGTGCGCTCATACTGGTCCTCTGCATCGCTGCGACCACCATCACCACACTGCCTGTCTTCTTAACTGGAGCGCTGGCGGTGGTGATCCGACAGCATCTGGGGTTGAGCTCGACCGACCTAGGGTTGCTGGTCGCAGGTTTCTTTGCGGCGGCTGTTCCGAGTTCACTGCTCATAGCCCCTCGAGTCGCAGCGATCGGGGCCGAGCGTATCATGCGGGTGACGGGGTTCGCCGCAACGACTGCGTTGGCGGTGATCGCCGGCGTGGGGGATTCCTTCGTCGTGATCCTCGGCGCTCTCGTCCTGGCTGGTATCGCCAACGGAGCGATGCAGCCGGCGGTCAACCTCTATCTCACCAGTCGCGTGCACCTTGCGAGACAAGGCTTCGCTTTCGGGGTCAAGCAGGCGGCGATCCCTGTCTCCACGCTGCTCGCTGGCATCTCGGTGCCCCTTGTTGCCCTCACCTTTGGTTGGAGGTACGCCTACCTTGGGGCCGCGATTGTCGCCTTGACGGTGACCGTGTTACTCCCGAAATCGCAAGGGATGCGCACCGGCGTTCGTGGGGGGACCGCGAAGACGACGGTGGTGCTCAAGCCGTTGATCTTCTTGGCCATCGGTATCGGACTTGGCGCGGGCGCGGCGAATGGACTCGGTGCCTTCTTTATCAGCTCATCAGCCCGAATCGGTGGGGCGGTGGGTACCGCGGGCTATCTCGCCTCTCTTGGTAGTCTGGCGTCACTGCTCACCCGAATCGTTTCCGGCTACCTAGCGGATCGTCGTAGTGGTAATCATTTTGTGGTCGTGGCAGCCATGCTCTCACTTGGTGCACTCGGTTACCTGCTCCTCTCCTTTGGATTGCGGCCATTGGTGGTCGCTGCTGCCGTCCTGGCCTACGCTGCTGGATGGGGCTGGAACGGGGTCTTCAATTACGCCGTCGCACGTACACACCCGAATGCGACCGGCCATGCGACCGGTATCACGCAAGCTGGTGCCTTCGCGGGTTCAGTCTTTGGCCCGCTGGTCTTTGGCATTATCGTTGACCACTTCGGTTATGCAGTTGCTTGGCGATTCGCTGCGGCCATGGTGATCGTTGCGGCGGTGGCCGTCATGGTAGGGCGCTCTCTACTCATCCAAGAGATTGCGACCCGCGACGAGTGA
- a CDS encoding LCP family protein produces MTHQHQKKIVKSSKLRRRRRLVTALVGFLVLILILGVSGYVYVHYRYDQIGRVHVDGLTTQATGGKPENILLVGDNSRCTLKKYSSFYQKQNNHFGTCSEVGGGRSDVTMVLHLNPATHSAYLLSIPRDLWMPMPGGTGLQLRVDDSLNSAEDTYLNRKFGPTMLVKAIQQDLGIPISHYVELNFYTFEKVVNTLGGITIDFPTKLKDYYSGLNITQPGCQHLNGTQALALVRARHLYYYDPTTGTWKYDGTGDLGRIQRTHIFLRVLASQIKTSALSNPLNANALLGSILPALKLDQGFSLSDLVSLALTYSHVSPGSIPTTTLPVIIPNGTFHDLANPSNYQAPGSIVLPYQPNDLTQISKFLGSSAVDYQAVSPGSVTVSVLNGSGITNEAAQTASGLRTLGYKIDSIGNATYAGTDSEAVVRYRPGDLAMGEKVLSSLTGQAIMAEGSSSQSADVVLTTGSTVAVDPPPSAASSSSSTGSSTSSSNSSATSSGSSSNLQSVTQLANTNLWSASEPISWWDPKACPTK; encoded by the coding sequence GTGACTCATCAACACCAAAAAAAGATCGTCAAGTCCTCCAAACTGCGCCGTAGGCGTCGCTTGGTCACCGCACTAGTCGGTTTTCTCGTACTGATCCTGATCCTAGGGGTCAGCGGCTATGTCTATGTCCACTACCGCTACGACCAGATAGGTCGCGTCCACGTTGATGGGCTCACCACGCAAGCCACGGGTGGAAAGCCCGAGAATATTCTTCTCGTCGGTGACAATAGCCGCTGCACCTTGAAGAAGTACTCGAGTTTCTATCAAAAACAGAACAACCACTTCGGCACGTGTTCCGAAGTCGGAGGTGGACGCAGCGACGTCACCATGGTACTGCACCTTAACCCAGCGACGCATTCAGCCTATCTACTCTCCATACCGCGAGATCTTTGGATGCCCATGCCCGGTGGAACTGGGTTACAGCTGCGGGTCGATGATTCGCTGAACTCCGCCGAGGACACCTACCTCAATCGCAAGTTTGGCCCAACGATGCTCGTCAAAGCGATCCAACAAGACCTTGGCATTCCCATCAGTCACTACGTGGAACTCAACTTTTACACCTTTGAAAAAGTGGTAAATACCCTCGGCGGCATCACTATTGACTTCCCGACCAAGTTGAAGGACTACTATTCGGGACTCAATATCACGCAACCCGGATGTCAGCATCTCAACGGTACCCAGGCGTTAGCGCTCGTTCGCGCGAGGCATCTGTACTACTATGACCCAACGACGGGAACATGGAAGTACGATGGGACCGGTGATCTTGGTCGCATTCAACGAACGCACATCTTCTTAAGAGTTCTCGCCTCCCAAATCAAGACATCGGCGTTATCCAATCCCTTGAACGCTAACGCGTTGTTGGGCTCTATTCTCCCCGCACTGAAGCTCGACCAAGGCTTCAGCCTCAGTGATCTCGTGTCACTGGCCTTGACGTATTCGCACGTAAGTCCTGGCTCCATTCCTACGACCACCTTGCCGGTGATCATTCCCAATGGTACCTTTCATGATCTTGCCAACCCCAGTAACTATCAGGCTCCTGGATCGATCGTCCTTCCCTATCAGCCCAATGATCTTACGCAAATATCTAAGTTCCTAGGGTCGAGTGCGGTGGACTACCAGGCAGTATCACCGGGGTCCGTTACGGTTTCAGTCCTGAACGGATCTGGTATTACGAACGAGGCCGCACAAACGGCCTCGGGCTTACGAACTCTTGGTTACAAGATCGACTCGATCGGTAACGCCACCTACGCCGGAACCGACTCTGAAGCAGTCGTGCGGTATCGACCTGGCGACTTGGCAATGGGGGAAAAGGTGCTCTCTTCATTGACCGGACAAGCGATTATGGCCGAAGGCTCCAGTTCGCAGTCAGCGGATGTCGTCCTTACCACAGGATCGACCGTCGCCGTCGACCCGCCACCCAGTGCAGCAAGTTCTTCCTCAAGCACCGGCAGCAGCACATCATCGTCTAACTCGAGTGCAACCAGCAGCGGCTCCTCCAGCAATCTTCAGAGCGTGACCCAGCTCGCTAACACCAACCTTTGGAGCGCCTCTGAGCCGATCAGCTGGTGGGATCCAAAGGCGTGCCCCACCAAGTAA
- a CDS encoding ABC transporter permease — protein sequence MVGYTIRRIIQSLIVVLGVLVIMFILQTLLPDPARAIVGFHASQAQVHAFIIQNYLNKPFYFQLWHYLYQVVWQHTLGQSYKLNESVGSILKRDAPKSLLLVGVALLISIVIAVPIGIFQAVRRNKFADQGITGISFILYAMPTFFLGELLIFGFSEYLHLLPAEAPQGSTVGQILSQPMALILPIATLALVNFAGYSRFMRSSAIESLAQDFIRTARAKGLSERVVLFKHMLRNSLIPIVTLIGLTLPAVLTAGLVTEITFNYPGIGSDYINALTSQDYPTALGITLVVAIATVVGNLLADIAYAALDPRVRY from the coding sequence ATGGTTGGTTACACCATTCGCCGAATTATTCAGTCGCTCATTGTAGTGCTCGGCGTATTAGTTATTATGTTCATCCTGCAGACGTTGCTTCCAGACCCTGCACGCGCGATCGTCGGCTTCCATGCGTCGCAAGCCCAGGTTCATGCCTTCATCATTCAGAACTACCTGAACAAACCCTTCTATTTTCAACTCTGGCACTACCTTTATCAAGTGGTGTGGCAACACACCTTAGGTCAGTCCTATAAACTCAACGAATCTGTCGGCTCGATCCTCAAGCGTGATGCACCAAAGTCCCTCCTCCTGGTTGGCGTCGCACTACTGATCTCGATCGTGATCGCGGTACCGATTGGCATCTTTCAGGCGGTTCGCCGCAACAAGTTCGCGGACCAGGGCATCACTGGTATCTCCTTCATCCTGTATGCCATGCCAACCTTCTTCCTTGGTGAATTACTCATCTTCGGCTTCTCCGAGTACCTGCACCTCCTCCCCGCCGAGGCGCCGCAGGGATCGACAGTTGGGCAGATCTTAAGTCAACCGATGGCCCTGATCCTTCCGATAGCCACCTTGGCACTGGTCAACTTCGCTGGCTACTCGCGTTTTATGCGCTCCTCCGCCATTGAGTCACTCGCCCAAGACTTCATCAGAACCGCAAGGGCCAAAGGTCTCTCAGAACGAGTGGTGCTCTTCAAGCACATGTTACGCAACTCACTCATCCCCATTGTGACATTGATTGGCCTAACACTCCCCGCCGTCTTAACTGCCGGCCTTGTGACCGAGATCACCTTCAACTATCCGGGGATCGGCTCTGATTACATCAACGCGCTCACCAGTCAGGACTACCCCACTGCCCTCGGCATCACACTGGTGGTGGCGATCGCTACCGTAGTTGGAAACCTACTCGCCGACATCGCCTACGCGGCGCTCGATCCCCGCGTACGCTACTAG
- a CDS encoding ABC transporter permease translates to MSITEDLNPEVEREFAAPFAGTNLPSTPDGGEVSGSGSAWRLLLRSFFDNKLGILGVTLLVLLILFSFAGPIFYHSDTTVATYNINLPPGAGHPLGTDPSGRDVLGRLMTGGQDSLIIGIISAIIATVIGTMWGAISGFLGGFVDTIMMRIVDVLLAVPTIFILLYLETIYHPTVLLLIITISIVSWLTAARLVRGETLSLRTREYVRAVRIMGGGRLRTIMRHIIPNTIGVVVVQATFTVANSILILATLGFLGFGLAPPAADWGSMLSGGVSYIYDGYWWLIYPAGLLIVLTVLAFNFIGDALRDALEVRLQRR, encoded by the coding sequence ATGTCGATCACCGAAGATCTCAATCCCGAAGTTGAGCGTGAGTTTGCCGCTCCCTTCGCTGGCACCAATCTCCCCTCGACACCCGATGGCGGAGAAGTCTCGGGCTCGGGCTCAGCCTGGCGTCTCCTGCTACGATCATTTTTCGATAATAAACTCGGTATCCTAGGAGTGACACTACTTGTTCTTCTCATCCTCTTTAGTTTCGCGGGGCCTATCTTCTACCACTCCGACACGACAGTCGCGACCTACAATATCAACCTGCCACCGGGTGCCGGCCACCCACTTGGCACCGATCCGAGCGGACGCGACGTCCTGGGAAGGCTGATGACAGGCGGGCAAGATAGCCTGATCATTGGCATTATCTCTGCCATCATCGCAACGGTCATCGGAACCATGTGGGGAGCCATCTCAGGGTTCCTCGGTGGCTTTGTCGACACGATCATGATGCGTATCGTTGATGTGCTCCTCGCGGTACCGACCATCTTCATCCTCCTCTACCTCGAAACGATCTATCACCCGACGGTTTTGCTCTTGATCATCACCATCTCGATCGTCTCGTGGCTCACGGCGGCACGGTTGGTGCGCGGTGAGACGCTCAGCCTGCGCACAAGAGAATACGTTCGTGCCGTGCGGATCATGGGTGGGGGACGCCTGCGCACAATCATGCGCCATATCATCCCTAACACCATCGGCGTGGTCGTGGTGCAGGCAACCTTCACCGTGGCGAACTCAATCCTTATCCTGGCGACCCTTGGCTTCCTTGGCTTTGGTCTCGCACCACCAGCGGCTGACTGGGGCTCGATGCTCTCTGGCGGCGTCAGTTACATCTACGATGGCTACTGGTGGCTCATCTATCCTGCCGGCCTTCTGATCGTCCTTACCGTCCTCGCTTTCAACTTCATTGGTGACGCATTGCGCGATGCACTTGAGGTTCGCCTACAGCGCCGTTAA
- a CDS encoding ABC transporter ATP-binding protein yields the protein MPLLEIKDLHTHIRLRNGEVRAVDGVSFDVNVGETVGLVGESGSGKTMTGMSILGLLPTGGYIPHGEILFDGVDLTKLSQSEMRKYRGNDIAMVFQDPMTSLNPVLTIGDQIAETARLHLGMNKTDAEARAIEVLNMVGMPNPKERLTYFPHQLSGGLRQRVMIAMALTCDPKLLILDEPTTALDVTIQAQILELLEDLKERLSMAMILVTHDMGVIAGRADDVVVMYAGEVAEFASSKDLFQNPYHPYTEALLASIPPLEGSIPERLYSIPGLPPDLSTDLVGCRFAPRCRYVQDRCRIEEPPFETPDGYSHPFSCFYPVSAPDRVPVNVIKRDQASSKTDREAIIELDHVVKEYPVTKGALVQRHIGTVKAVTDVTFSVYRGETFGIVGESGCGKTTTGSMIVGLEDVTAGDIRFKGRSIIKDKGRYLKSVRRDLQLMFQDPYASLDPRMRVKDILSEPLTIHHLGSQRERDATVARLLREVGLSPSAADRYPHEFSGGQRQRIGLARALALQPEVIVADEPVSALDVSIRSQVLNLMKDLQAEHDLTYIIISHDLSVVRFMADRIAVMYLGKLVELGTEADIFQRAKHPYTHMLLDAVPEANPEVELAKEHGTVRGEIPSAITPPSGCRFRTRCAFAQDRCSEEQPDYTQYGQEHYAACFFPMARPPRFAEVEAAG from the coding sequence GTGCCACTCTTGGAAATCAAAGATCTACATACGCATATTCGGTTGCGTAACGGTGAAGTCCGGGCAGTCGATGGCGTAAGCTTCGATGTCAACGTTGGCGAGACCGTCGGATTGGTTGGGGAGTCTGGCTCAGGTAAAACAATGACCGGCATGTCCATCCTTGGACTGCTGCCAACTGGCGGTTACATTCCCCATGGTGAGATTCTCTTCGATGGCGTTGATCTTACGAAACTCTCACAAAGCGAGATGCGTAAATATCGTGGTAATGACATCGCGATGGTCTTCCAGGATCCAATGACGTCCTTAAATCCGGTGTTGACGATAGGCGACCAGATCGCCGAGACGGCGCGCCTGCATCTCGGCATGAACAAGACCGATGCTGAGGCGAGGGCGATTGAGGTGCTCAACATGGTTGGCATGCCAAACCCAAAGGAGCGGCTCACCTACTTTCCCCACCAACTCTCGGGAGGACTGCGCCAGCGTGTGATGATCGCGATGGCACTCACCTGTGATCCAAAGTTGCTTATCCTTGATGAACCAACGACGGCACTCGATGTCACCATTCAAGCACAGATCCTTGAGCTCCTTGAGGATCTGAAGGAACGTCTTTCGATGGCGATGATACTCGTCACCCACGATATGGGTGTGATCGCTGGACGTGCTGATGATGTGGTGGTGATGTATGCGGGCGAGGTCGCCGAGTTCGCTTCCTCCAAGGATCTGTTTCAGAACCCTTATCACCCCTATACTGAAGCCCTTTTGGCATCAATTCCACCCTTAGAGGGTTCGATCCCTGAGCGTCTCTACTCGATCCCTGGGTTGCCGCCAGATCTTAGCACTGATTTAGTTGGTTGCCGGTTCGCCCCACGCTGTCGTTATGTCCAGGATCGATGCCGAATCGAGGAGCCACCATTCGAGACGCCTGATGGTTACTCACACCCGTTCAGCTGCTTTTACCCGGTCTCTGCACCGGATCGCGTCCCGGTGAATGTGATCAAGAGAGATCAGGCGAGCTCGAAGACGGATCGTGAGGCGATTATCGAACTCGATCACGTGGTGAAGGAGTATCCTGTGACAAAGGGTGCCCTTGTCCAGCGCCATATTGGTACCGTCAAGGCGGTGACTGACGTGACGTTCTCGGTCTATCGTGGCGAGACGTTTGGAATCGTCGGTGAGTCCGGTTGCGGCAAGACGACGACGGGTTCGATGATCGTCGGCCTAGAGGATGTCACTGCTGGAGATATTCGCTTCAAAGGTCGCTCGATCATCAAGGACAAGGGTCGGTACTTGAAGTCGGTGCGTCGGGATCTTCAGCTCATGTTCCAAGATCCTTACGCCTCGCTCGACCCACGAATGCGGGTTAAGGATATCCTCTCTGAGCCGCTGACCATCCACCATCTTGGCAGCCAACGTGAGCGTGATGCGACGGTTGCGCGGTTGCTCCGCGAGGTCGGACTCTCGCCGTCGGCCGCTGACCGATATCCGCATGAGTTCTCCGGTGGTCAGCGACAACGTATTGGGCTTGCTCGGGCCTTGGCGCTACAGCCGGAGGTCATCGTCGCTGATGAGCCAGTGTCGGCACTGGACGTCTCCATTCGCTCGCAGGTGCTAAACCTCATGAAGGATCTCCAGGCAGAGCACGATCTCACCTACATCATTATCTCACACGATCTCTCCGTTGTTCGATTCATGGCCGACCGAATCGCCGTGATGTACCTTGGCAAGCTTGTAGAGCTTGGAACAGAGGCAGATATCTTTCAGCGGGCTAAGCATCCCTATACTCATATGCTCCTCGATGCCGTCCCAGAGGCGAACCCGGAGGTGGAACTAGCTAAGGAGCATGGCACCGTCCGTGGCGAGATCCCCTCCGCCATTACCCCACCCTCCGGGTGTCGTTTCCGTACGCGTTGTGCCTTTGCCCAGGATCGATGTTCAGAGGAGCAGCCGGATTACACCCAATATGGGCAGGAGCACTATGCAGCCTGCTTCTTTCCGATGGCGCGTCCACCGCGATTTGCCGAAGTTGAGGCTGCTGGCTAA